A window of the Tachysurus fulvidraco isolate hzauxx_2018 chromosome 6, HZAU_PFXX_2.0, whole genome shotgun sequence genome harbors these coding sequences:
- the tmem30c gene encoding transmembrane protein 30C — protein sequence MGKVKVGVGPFARRPDNSAFKQQRLPAWSPSLTPHTVLPIFYSLSIVCVLLGVWLLITVQNIQQLKVDYTDAGTCGKCLEMRKYPTNATTMCNCVVNFNIPKMFLGDVFFYYGLINFHQNLRRYMDSRDDAQLVGRKNSLKAPSSYCEPFAYDSNGVPIAPCGAVANSMFNDSFTLRYHPSEGTGIDVPLIRKGINWYTDKNVKFHNPKTNSTLQQAFQGTAQPLYWQRPVYELDPIDPNNNGFINDDLIVWMREAAFPNFKKLYGILNRAHASFPQGLPAGNYSVLISYNFPVQYFHGRKEVVLTTLTWFGGKNPFLPIAYLVSGGVIFVVGVVLTVVYVKVGRDGKNMEE from the exons atgggtAAGGTGAAGGTGGGAGTCGGGCCGTTCGCCCGAAGGCCTGATAACTCGGCCTTTAAACAACAAAGGCTGCCGGCGTGGTCTCCCTCCCTCACGCCACACACCGTACTGCCGATCTTCTACTCCCtctctatagtgtgtgtgctgctgggCGTGTGGCTCCTCATCACGGTCCAGAACATACAGCAGCTGAAG GTTGACTACACAGATGCTGGTACTTGTGGAAAATGCTTAGAGATGCGCAAGTATCCCACCAACGCCACTACCATGTGTAACTGTGTTGTCAACTTCAACATCCCCAAGATGTTCCtc GGGGACGTCTTCTTCTACTATGGCCTGATTAATTTCCACCAGAACCTGCGCAGGTACATGGACTCCCGCGATGATGCCCAGCTGGTCGGGAGGAAGAATAGCCTGAAG GCCCCGAGTTCATACTGTGAGCCGTTTGCTTATGATTCGAACGGCGTGCCTATCGCCCCCTGTGGCGCTGTGGCTAACAGCATGTTTAATG ATTCATTTACACTGAGGTATCATCCATCTGAGGGAACTGGAATAGATGTTCCActcatcaggaagggcatcaaCTGGTACACAGACAAAAACGTCAAGTTCCACAATCCCAAAACTAACTCCACACTCCAGCAAGCCTTCCAAG GTACGGCTCAGCCTCTGTATTGGCAGCGACCGGTGTATGAACTGGACCCTATCGATCCCAACAACAACGGCTTCATCAACGACGATCTGATCGTATGGATGAGAGAAGCTGCTTTCCCCAACTTCAAAAAGCTCTACGGCATTCTGAACCGCGCTCATGCTTCCTTCCCACAGGGCCTGCCTGCCGGCAACTACAGCGTCCTCATCAGCTACA ATTTCCCTGTTCAGTACTTCCACGGCAGGAAGGAAGTCGTGCTCACCACGCTGACCTGGTTCGGTGGGAAGAATCCCTTCTTGCCCATCGCGTACCTAGTGAGCGGAGGTGTGATCTTCGTCGTGGGCGTCGTTCTAACCGTGGTGTACGTCAAGGTGGGCAGAGACGGCAAGAACATGGAGGAGTGA